Proteins encoded by one window of Musa acuminata AAA Group cultivar baxijiao chromosome BXJ2-9, Cavendish_Baxijiao_AAA, whole genome shotgun sequence:
- the LOC103999513 gene encoding uncharacterized protein LOC103999513: MASAMVNSVALSPPPEAFPWLSPRISFSHDAADMPPVAPPEGHPDDSAEDFEFCLHDDPVAMLPADELFSGGKLVPLQLAPPKPAAEAEPTCTAEIGLPEPPETRRKAEIAGVDPYAFSPRAPRCTARWRELLGLKRARGAKPAGRVAAPAATVTATSKNTNPRSSLKHLLHRHPKLASLDASLSVPLLGDSEHESAATASRLSQSSSSSSSSSSSLGPDHEDLARLSIDSDKPSHGPPRVRLFRPSPPVPASSRARAGPTRRAAESAAPTPSRGVSVESPRMSSSGKIVFQGLERSSSSPGSFTGGPRPRPRGVERSYSANVRVAPVLNVVPVCSLRGSGKPVSVFGLAHLFTPHHQTKKDRDGSASNRADLTRSARRQRRLGQDRQPSPKIILEK; encoded by the coding sequence ATGGCGTCCGCCATGGTCAACAGCGTTGCTCTCTCGCCGCCGCCGGAGGCCTTCCCCTGGCTCAGCCCTCGGATCTCCTTCAGCCACGACGCCGCCGACATGCCCCCCGTGGCCCCGCCGGAGGGACACCCCGACGACTCCGCGGAGGACTTCGAGTTCTGCCTCCACGACGACCCCGTCGCCATGCTCCCCGCCGATGAGCTCTTTTCCGGCGGTAAACTGGTGCCCCTGCAGCTGGCGCCGCCGAagccggcggcggaggcggaaCCCACCTGTACCGCTGAGATCGGCTTGCCGGAGCCCCCGGAGACGCGGCGGAAGGCGGAGATCGCCGGTGTCGACCCCTACGCGTTCTCCCCCCGCGCGCCCAGATGCACTGCTCGTTGGCGCGAGCTGCTCGGCCTCAAGAGGGCCCGGGGAGCGAAACCTGCTGGACGAGTCGCCGCCCCTGCCGCTACGGTCACCGCCACTTCCAAGAACACAAACCCTAGGTCGTCTCTCAAGCATCTGCTCCACCGGCACCCCAAGCTCGCTTCCCTGGATGCGTCGCTGAGCGTCCCCCTACTCGGTGACTCGGAACATGAGTCCGCGGCGACAGCCTCCCGCCTCTCGcagtcctcgtcctcgtcctcgtcctcgtcctcctccttggGTCCCGATCACGAGGACCTCGCCAGGCTCTCGATCGACTCCGACAAGCCCAGCCACGGCCCGCCCCGGGTCCGCCTCTTCCGGCCTAGCCCACCGGTGCCGGCGTCGTCGAGAGCAAGGGCGGGTCCGACCCGGCGGGCCGCTGAGTCGGCTGCGCCAACCCCGTCGCGAGGGGTGTCGGTGGAGAGCCCGCGGATGAGCTCGTCGGGGAAGATCGTCTTCCAGGGCCTGGAGCGGAGCTCGAGCAGCCCCGGTAGCTTCACCGGGGGGCCGAGGCCACGGCCCCGGGGGGTGGAGCGGTCGTACTCGGCCAACGTCCGGGTCGCCCCGGTCCTCAACGTCGTCCCCGTCTGCTCCCTCCGTGGTTCTGGCAAACCGGTGTCCGTCTTCGGGCTCGCCCACCTCTTCACGCCGCATCATCAGACGAAGAAGGACCGCGACGGCTCGGCCTCGAACCGGGCCGATTTGACGCGGTCGGCCCGGCGTCAGCGGCGTCTCGGGCAAGACCGACAGCCTTCCCCTAAAATAATTCTCGAGAAGTAG